One Hyphomicrobium sp. CS1GBMeth3 DNA segment encodes these proteins:
- a CDS encoding cupredoxin domain-containing protein has product MKRLSQRAFLGLAMGALAVLSVTDVAHADKRHIIVTAVEPKGGANVEKEPFPSPLPEGGGYVLKKPNEEGRWEVAVYVFEPRQIFVDEGDEVTLEFVGINGASHPTTIEAYGQVFELKRGHIHRATFTADKPGRHSIVCSAHLPTMVSELIVAPKK; this is encoded by the coding sequence ATGAAGCGGCTCTCTCAGCGTGCATTTCTGGGCCTCGCGATGGGGGCTCTCGCGGTGCTGTCGGTGACAGATGTCGCCCACGCGGATAAGCGCCACATCATCGTAACGGCCGTCGAGCCCAAGGGCGGCGCCAACGTCGAGAAGGAGCCGTTTCCCTCGCCGCTGCCCGAAGGTGGCGGTTACGTGCTGAAGAAGCCGAACGAGGAAGGCCGCTGGGAAGTCGCGGTCTACGTGTTCGAGCCGCGCCAGATCTTCGTCGACGAGGGTGATGAGGTGACGCTCGAGTTCGTCGGCATCAACGGTGCCAGCCACCCCACCACGATCGAAGCCTACGGGCAGGTGTTCGAGCTGAAGCGCGGCCACATCCACCGCGCCACGTTCACCGCCGACAAGCCGGGCCGCCACAGCATCGTTTGCTCGGCCCATCTTCCGACGATGGTCTCCGAGCTCATCGTGGCCCCGAAGAAGTAA
- the fdhD gene encoding formate dehydrogenase accessory sulfurtransferase FdhD produces the protein MAETSLRVPSRRVAKTGVEDTGRLIPEEVPVALVYDGSTHAVMMATPADLEDFAIGFSLTEGIVASRSEIREIEVVEHENGIEARMWLVPVSGRKHAERRRRITGPTACGLCGVESLEAAVPTPRKVGHVSTTTPAEINKALAAMPPAQTLNIATRAVHAAAFWDAAAGTIACVREDVGRHNALDKLVGAVAVAGLDPTKGFVVLTSRVSVEMVQKAAQLGAEIIVAVSAPTALALRVAEEAGITLVAIARPDAFEIFTHPERIKLAAQPGDGDRQEALPHVISR, from the coding sequence ATGGCGGAGACGTCTCTTCGCGTGCCGTCGCGCCGTGTCGCCAAGACCGGCGTCGAGGACACGGGCCGTCTCATTCCGGAAGAGGTGCCGGTTGCGCTCGTCTATGACGGCTCGACACACGCCGTCATGATGGCGACACCGGCCGACCTCGAAGACTTCGCAATCGGCTTCTCGCTGACCGAAGGCATCGTGGCGAGCCGCTCCGAGATCCGCGAGATCGAGGTCGTCGAGCACGAGAATGGCATCGAGGCCCGCATGTGGCTGGTGCCCGTCAGCGGCCGTAAGCATGCCGAGCGCCGCCGCCGCATCACCGGCCCGACCGCCTGCGGTCTCTGCGGCGTCGAAAGCCTGGAAGCGGCCGTGCCCACACCGCGCAAGGTCGGGCACGTCTCGACGACCACGCCTGCCGAGATCAACAAGGCGCTGGCCGCCATGCCGCCCGCGCAGACGTTGAACATCGCGACCCGCGCCGTGCATGCCGCGGCATTCTGGGATGCTGCGGCGGGAACCATTGCATGCGTGCGCGAGGACGTTGGTCGCCACAACGCGCTCGACAAGCTCGTCGGCGCCGTTGCCGTCGCCGGTCTCGATCCGACCAAGGGCTTCGTCGTGCTGACGAGCCGCGTCTCCGTCGAGATGGTGCAGAAGGCGGCCCAACTCGGCGCCGAGATCATCGTTGCCGTCTCCGCGCCGACCGCGCTCGCGCTACGCGTCGCCGAGGAGGCCGGCATCACGCTGGTCGCCATCGCACGTCCCGACGCTTTCGAGATTTTCACCCACCCCGAACGTATCAAGCTAGCCGCGCAGCCTGGCGACGGCGACCGCCAGGAGGCACTACCCCATGTCATCTCCCGCTGA
- the fdhF gene encoding formate dehydrogenase subunit alpha: MALIKETDYGTPASKSEKTVTLTIDGVEVTVPEGTSIMRAAMDMGTAIPKLCATDMLESFGSCRLCLVEIEGRNGTPASCTTPVAPGISVKTQTPRLAALRKGVMELYISDHPLDCLTCAANGDCELQDMAGAVGLRDVRYGYDGANHVFAKSRTDSAANDLWMAKDESNPYFTYDPSKCIVCNRCVRACEEVQGTFALTISGRGFDSRVSAGMSEDFLSSECVSCGACVQACPTATLTEKAVIEIGQPEHSAITTCAYCGVGCAFKAEMRGEEVVRMVPWKDGKANRGHSCVKGRFAYGYATHQDRITKPMVRDKITDPWREVSWEEAIGRVASEFRRIQGQYGRTAVGGITSSRCTNEEAYLVQKIIRAGFGVNNVDTCARVCHSPTGYGLKTAFGESSGTQDFDSVEQSDVILVIGANPPDGHPVFASRMKKRLREGAKLIVVDPRRTDLVKSPHINADYHLALQPGTNVAVVTAMAHVIVTEGLVNEAFVRERCDWDEFQEWCEFVSKEVNSPEAMEKYTGVDPELIRGAARLYATGGNAAIYYGLGVTEHSQGSTTVMAIANLAMATGNLSRPGVGVNPLRGQNNVQGSCDMASFPHELTGYRHISDAATRALFEKEWNCTLDPEPGLRIPNMLDAAVEGTFKAIYIEGEDILQSDPNTHHVAAGLEAMECVVVQDLFLNETARYAHVFLPGCTFLEKDGTFTNAERRIQMVTKVMSPKNGYADWEITQLIAQKLGLGWNYSDPSEIMDEIARLTPTFTGVSFEKIRKLGSIQWPCNDEHPEGTPIMHVGEFVRGKGKFMLTEYVPTDERTGARFPLILTTGRILSQYNVGAQTRRTANTAWHPEDVLEINPFDAEHRGIKDGDWVTLRSRAGETALRAVITDRVATGVVYTTFHHPTTQANVITTDFSDWATNCPEYKVTAVEVARSNGPTQYQEEYEEFSDLTRRIVPAEAAE, translated from the coding sequence ATGGCCCTGATCAAAGAGACCGACTACGGTACGCCCGCGTCCAAGTCCGAGAAGACCGTGACGCTGACGATCGATGGCGTCGAGGTCACGGTGCCGGAAGGCACGTCCATCATGCGCGCCGCCATGGATATGGGGACTGCGATCCCTAAGCTATGCGCAACCGACATGCTTGAGAGCTTCGGCTCCTGCCGCCTGTGCCTCGTCGAGATCGAGGGCCGCAACGGCACGCCCGCCTCGTGTACGACCCCGGTTGCACCCGGCATCTCCGTCAAGACCCAAACCCCGCGCCTCGCTGCCCTGCGCAAAGGCGTGATGGAACTCTACATCTCCGATCATCCGCTGGACTGCCTGACCTGCGCCGCCAACGGCGATTGCGAGCTGCAGGATATGGCCGGTGCCGTTGGTCTGCGCGACGTGCGTTATGGCTACGACGGTGCCAACCACGTCTTCGCCAAGAGCCGCACGGACAGCGCTGCCAACGACCTCTGGATGGCGAAGGACGAGAGCAATCCGTATTTCACCTACGATCCGTCGAAGTGCATCGTCTGCAACCGCTGCGTCCGCGCCTGCGAGGAAGTGCAGGGCACTTTTGCACTGACGATTTCCGGTCGTGGTTTCGACAGCCGCGTGTCGGCAGGCATGAGCGAGGATTTCCTGTCGAGCGAGTGCGTCTCGTGCGGCGCCTGCGTCCAGGCCTGCCCCACCGCCACGCTGACCGAGAAAGCCGTCATTGAGATCGGCCAGCCTGAGCATTCGGCCATAACCACCTGCGCTTACTGCGGCGTCGGCTGCGCCTTCAAGGCCGAGATGCGCGGCGAGGAGGTCGTGCGCATGGTGCCGTGGAAAGACGGCAAGGCCAACCGCGGCCACTCCTGCGTCAAGGGCCGCTTCGCCTACGGTTACGCTACCCACCAGGACCGCATCACCAAGCCGATGGTGCGCGACAAGATCACCGATCCCTGGCGCGAGGTCTCCTGGGAGGAGGCCATCGGCCGCGTCGCCTCCGAGTTCCGCCGCATCCAGGGCCAGTACGGCCGCACCGCCGTCGGCGGCATCACGTCCTCGCGCTGCACGAACGAGGAAGCCTACCTCGTCCAGAAGATCATCCGCGCCGGCTTCGGCGTGAACAACGTCGACACTTGCGCTCGCGTCTGCCACTCGCCGACCGGTTACGGTCTGAAGACGGCCTTCGGTGAGAGCTCGGGGACGCAGGATTTTGACTCCGTCGAGCAGTCGGACGTCATCCTCGTCATCGGCGCCAACCCGCCGGACGGACACCCCGTGTTCGCGAGCCGCATGAAGAAGCGCCTGCGCGAGGGCGCCAAGCTGATCGTCGTCGATCCGCGCCGCACCGATCTCGTGAAGTCGCCGCACATCAACGCCGACTACCACCTCGCCCTGCAGCCGGGTACCAACGTCGCTGTCGTCACCGCCATGGCGCACGTCATCGTCACCGAGGGCCTCGTCAACGAGGCATTCGTGCGCGAGCGTTGCGACTGGGATGAGTTCCAGGAGTGGTGCGAGTTCGTCTCGAAGGAAGTGAACTCGCCCGAGGCCATGGAGAAGTACACCGGCGTCGATCCTGAGCTGATCCGCGGCGCGGCGCGCCTCTACGCGACCGGCGGCAACGCGGCCATCTACTACGGCCTCGGCGTGACCGAGCACTCGCAGGGCTCGACGACAGTCATGGCCATCGCCAACCTCGCCATGGCGACCGGCAATCTGTCGCGTCCGGGCGTCGGCGTGAACCCGCTGCGCGGCCAGAACAACGTGCAGGGCTCCTGCGACATGGCCTCGTTCCCGCACGAGCTAACGGGTTACCGCCATATCTCGGATGCTGCCACGCGCGCGCTGTTCGAGAAGGAGTGGAACTGCACGCTCGATCCGGAGCCCGGCCTGCGCATCCCGAACATGCTGGATGCCGCCGTCGAGGGCACCTTCAAGGCCATCTACATCGAAGGCGAGGACATTCTTCAGTCCGACCCCAACACGCATCATGTCGCCGCTGGCCTCGAGGCCATGGAATGCGTCGTCGTGCAGGACCTGTTCCTGAACGAGACGGCCCGCTACGCGCACGTGTTCCTGCCGGGCTGCACCTTCCTCGAGAAGGACGGCACCTTCACGAATGCCGAGCGTCGCATCCAGATGGTGACGAAGGTCATGTCGCCGAAGAACGGCTATGCCGATTGGGAGATCACGCAGTTGATCGCCCAGAAGCTCGGCCTCGGCTGGAACTACAGCGATCCGAGCGAGATCATGGACGAGATCGCGCGTCTCACGCCGACCTTCACCGGCGTATCGTTCGAGAAGATCCGCAAGCTCGGCTCGATCCAATGGCCTTGCAATGACGAGCACCCGGAGGGCACGCCGATCATGCACGTCGGCGAGTTCGTGCGCGGCAAGGGCAAGTTCATGCTCACCGAGTACGTGCCGACCGACGAGCGCACGGGCGCCCGCTTCCCGTTGATCCTCACCACGGGCCGCATCCTGTCGCAGTACAACGTCGGCGCCCAGACACGCCGCACGGCGAACACGGCCTGGCATCCCGAGGACGTGCTCGAGATCAACCCGTTCGATGCCGAGCATCGCGGCATCAAGGACGGCGATTGGGTAACACTGAGGAGCCGCGCCGGCGAGACCGCGCTGCGCGCCGTGATCACCGACCGCGTCGCGACGGGCGTCGTCTACACGACCTTCCATCACCCGACGACGCAGGCCAACGTCATCACCACCGACTTCTCGGACTGGGCAACCAACTGCCCCGAGTACAAGGTGACGGCGGTCGAGGTCGCGCGCTCGAACGGCCCGACGCAGTATCAGGAGGAGTACGAGGAGTTCTCCGATCTGACGCGCCGCATCGTGCCCGCCGAGGCTGCGGAGTAG
- a CDS encoding NADH-quinone oxidoreductase subunit NuoF translates to MTLRVFVPRDAAAIAVGADEVAAALAAAAKKSGAKVQIVRNGSRGMLWLEPLVEIERDGTRYGFGPVSVADVDSLVKAGLFEGRPVSDIKHPLSIGVVDEHPYMTRQTRLTFARCGITDPVSLDDYRAHDGYKGLERALAMKPIEVVDEVAKSGLRGRGGAGFPTGIKWKTVHDTAGPQKYIVCNADEGDSGTFADRMIMEGDPFLLVEGMTIAGIAVGATRGYIYLRSEYPHAQKALNEAIAAAKKAGYLGPNVAGSGHAFELEVRMGAGAYVCGEETSLLESLEGKRGLVRAKPPLPAHKGLFGKPTVINNVLSLCAVPYILTEGAKAYADYGMGRSRGTMPIQLAGNLKFGGLFETAFGITLGELVDDVGGGTISGRPVKAVQVGGPLGAYFPRAYFDTPFDYEAFAARDGLIGHAGVVVFDETANMAKQARFAFEFCAVESCGKCTPCRIGSTRGVETMDKVMAGDNREQNLAVVEDLCNTMKFGSLCALGGFTPYPVMSALTHFPEDFGRPARKLAEAAE, encoded by the coding sequence ATGACGTTGCGGGTATTTGTGCCGCGCGACGCGGCAGCCATTGCAGTGGGAGCGGATGAGGTTGCGGCGGCGCTTGCCGCCGCGGCGAAGAAGAGTGGCGCCAAGGTCCAGATCGTGCGCAATGGCTCGCGCGGCATGCTGTGGCTCGAGCCTCTAGTCGAGATCGAGCGCGACGGCACCCGCTATGGCTTCGGTCCAGTGTCCGTCGCCGATGTCGACAGCCTCGTGAAGGCGGGCCTTTTCGAGGGCCGTCCTGTCTCCGACATCAAGCACCCGCTGTCGATCGGCGTCGTCGACGAGCACCCTTACATGACACGCCAGACGCGCCTGACGTTCGCGCGCTGCGGCATCACCGATCCGGTTTCCCTCGACGATTACCGCGCCCACGACGGCTACAAGGGTCTCGAGCGCGCACTCGCCATGAAGCCCATCGAGGTTGTCGACGAGGTGGCCAAGTCCGGCCTGCGTGGCCGCGGCGGCGCAGGCTTCCCGACCGGCATCAAGTGGAAGACCGTCCACGACACGGCCGGCCCGCAGAAGTACATCGTCTGCAACGCCGACGAGGGCGACAGCGGCACCTTCGCCGACCGCATGATCATGGAAGGCGATCCTTTCCTGCTCGTCGAGGGCATGACCATCGCGGGCATCGCCGTCGGCGCCACTCGGGGCTACATCTACCTGCGCTCGGAGTATCCGCACGCCCAGAAGGCGCTCAATGAGGCCATCGCCGCCGCCAAGAAGGCCGGCTATCTCGGCCCGAACGTCGCCGGTTCCGGACACGCTTTCGAGCTCGAAGTTCGTATGGGCGCCGGCGCCTACGTCTGCGGCGAGGAAACCTCGCTACTCGAGAGCCTCGAGGGCAAACGCGGCCTTGTGCGCGCCAAGCCGCCGCTTCCGGCACACAAGGGCCTGTTCGGCAAGCCGACCGTTATCAACAACGTGCTGTCGCTGTGCGCCGTGCCGTACATCCTGACCGAGGGCGCCAAGGCTTATGCCGACTACGGCATGGGCCGCTCGCGTGGCACCATGCCGATCCAGCTCGCCGGCAACCTGAAGTTCGGCGGCCTGTTCGAGACGGCCTTCGGCATTACGCTGGGCGAGTTGGTCGACGACGTCGGCGGCGGCACGATCAGCGGTCGGCCGGTAAAGGCCGTCCAGGTCGGCGGCCCGCTCGGCGCCTACTTCCCGCGCGCCTACTTCGATACTCCATTCGATTACGAGGCGTTCGCCGCGCGCGACGGCTTGATCGGTCACGCCGGTGTCGTCGTGTTCGACGAAACGGCCAACATGGCCAAGCAGGCTCGTTTCGCGTTCGAGTTCTGTGCCGTGGAAAGCTGCGGCAAGTGCACGCCCTGCCGCATCGGCTCCACCCGTGGCGTCGAGACCATGGACAAGGTCATGGCAGGCGACAATCGGGAGCAGAACCTCGCCGTTGTCGAGGATCTCTGCAACACGATGAAGTTCGGTTCGCTTTGCGCACTGGGTGGGTTCACCCCATATCCTGTGATGAGCGCATTGACGCATTTCCCTGAGGATTTCGGCCGGCCCGCACGTAAGCTGGCCGAGGCAGCGGAGTAG
- a CDS encoding formate dehydrogenase subunit gamma has translation MSRFEPWSEERTVEIVAEHMVLEGPLMPILHAHQHAFGHVPEEAIPVIARELNLSRAEVHGVVTFYHDFRHELPGKHILKLCRAEACQSMGCERLVSRAEERLGVECGGTSADGRVTLEAVYCLGLCATAPSAMLDGRIVGRLDNNRLDQLLKEAQA, from the coding sequence ATGAGCCGCTTCGAGCCGTGGAGCGAAGAGCGCACGGTGGAGATTGTTGCCGAGCATATGGTGCTCGAGGGGCCGTTGATGCCCATTCTGCACGCCCACCAGCACGCGTTCGGCCATGTTCCGGAGGAAGCGATTCCCGTTATCGCACGGGAACTTAACCTCTCGCGTGCCGAGGTCCACGGCGTCGTCACCTTCTACCATGATTTCCGTCACGAGCTGCCCGGTAAGCACATCCTGAAGCTGTGCCGCGCCGAGGCCTGCCAGTCCATGGGCTGCGAGCGCCTCGTCTCGCGCGCCGAGGAGCGACTCGGTGTCGAGTGCGGCGGCACCAGCGCCGACGGCCGCGTGACGCTGGAAGCAGTTTATTGCCTCGGCCTCTGTGCTACGGCGCCCTCGGCCATGCTCGACGGGCGCATCGTCGGCCGGCTGGACAACAATCGGCTCGATCAGCTCCTGAAAGAGGCCCAGGCATGA
- a CDS encoding LysR family transcriptional regulator — MIDKLELLLALARERHFGRAAEAAGVTQPTLSSALKSLEDQLGVLIVERGSRFRCFTPEGERILDWSRRMVGDARAMRQEIEALKKGLSGHLRLAAIPTSLPFLTELTVPMRRRYPDVNLTVLSTTSDAILAMLENLEVDIGISYVDTEPPPRFESIRIYDERYVLLVAPESPLADRETVTWAEAGELPLCLLTPDMQNRRLIDRHLKEAGVTQTPTLESNSMLMLYAHVRSGEWASILPSRLAETLDRPSNLRPISLVEPTVTHRIGLVVAKREPHSPLVAAFIAHAKRVRLDAKQKAVLA, encoded by the coding sequence ATGATCGATAAACTCGAACTGCTTCTGGCTCTGGCTCGTGAACGTCATTTTGGGCGTGCAGCGGAGGCCGCCGGCGTCACGCAGCCGACACTCTCGTCGGCGCTGAAAAGCCTTGAAGACCAATTGGGTGTCCTGATTGTCGAGCGCGGCTCGCGTTTTCGATGCTTCACGCCGGAAGGTGAGCGGATCCTGGATTGGTCGCGCCGCATGGTGGGCGACGCGCGCGCCATGCGCCAGGAGATCGAGGCCCTGAAAAAAGGACTTTCCGGCCATTTACGGCTGGCCGCGATTCCGACCTCGCTGCCGTTTCTGACCGAGCTGACGGTGCCAATGCGCCGGCGCTACCCCGACGTCAACCTGACGGTGCTGTCGACGACCTCCGACGCCATCCTCGCCATGCTTGAGAACCTCGAGGTGGATATCGGCATCTCATACGTCGATACCGAGCCGCCACCCCGCTTCGAAAGCATCCGCATATACGACGAACGCTATGTGCTTCTGGTGGCTCCAGAAAGCCCGCTGGCCGACCGTGAGACGGTGACCTGGGCAGAGGCTGGCGAGTTGCCGCTGTGCCTGTTGACGCCCGATATGCAGAACCGTCGACTGATCGATCGCCACCTGAAGGAGGCCGGTGTCACCCAGACGCCGACTTTGGAAAGCAACTCAATGCTCATGCTGTACGCCCACGTACGATCGGGCGAGTGGGCTAGCATTCTGCCATCTCGGCTTGCGGAAACCCTGGACCGGCCGAGCAATCTGCGCCCAATCTCCCTGGTCGAGCCGACGGTGACCCATCGAATCGGGCTGGTTGTCGCCAAGAGGGAACCTCATTCTCCGCTGGTTGCAGCATTCATTGCGCATGCAAAGCGTGTGAGGCTAGACGCGAAGCAGAAGGCTGTACTGGCCTAA
- a CDS encoding pilus assembly protein, whose protein sequence is MVLRKASSPAFTPPCPSQTRPRSGPFIAHLARFRREDSGSVAIIFALMFVALGLFVGAAVDLGRWLQARHQTIAAMDAAVLAGGRVLQLDDKDVTGARATAYRYYSENIKGRTPLVEDTITFDAIEDNTAFAAMGNAYMPTTFLNLARISRLPLLNLSESHFSKVDLVSTGGSQGDSSIEISLMLDVTGSMSGSKITDLKLAAEDLVNIVISDSSRAKPVRVALVPFAEGVRLPQSALSVARGSPASSVTVGSGWNKATYYRAECVVERKGNEKYTDAAPGTNTYVMTMYNSSGRCGLPAADEIVPLTKDKTLLKSRINGLVLSNTTAGHIGTAWAWYVLSPNWNALWNTANKAAAHGEETEKIAILMTDGEYNLQYDTNGISTGSTGAGSAVNGSSTDQARALCTAIKAKGITVYTIGFALGRNSTAVNTLNHCATDPSKAYTPENGEELRETFRNIALKINQLYLTH, encoded by the coding sequence ATGGTTTTGCGCAAGGCTTCGTCTCCCGCCTTCACGCCCCCTTGCCCCTCGCAAACACGCCCGCGCAGCGGCCCCTTCATCGCCCACCTGGCGCGGTTCCGGCGCGAGGACAGCGGCAGCGTCGCGATCATCTTCGCGTTGATGTTCGTTGCGTTGGGCCTGTTCGTCGGTGCGGCGGTGGACCTTGGTCGCTGGTTGCAGGCACGTCACCAGACGATCGCGGCCATGGACGCGGCGGTGCTGGCGGGCGGACGCGTGCTGCAGCTCGACGATAAGGACGTGACCGGCGCGCGGGCCACCGCCTATCGCTACTACTCCGAGAATATCAAGGGGCGGACCCCCTTGGTCGAGGACACGATCACGTTCGACGCCATCGAGGACAACACTGCCTTCGCCGCGATGGGCAACGCCTACATGCCGACCACATTCCTCAACCTGGCGCGCATCTCGCGGCTGCCGCTGCTCAACCTCTCCGAATCTCATTTCTCGAAAGTCGATCTCGTCAGCACCGGCGGCTCCCAGGGTGACAGCAGCATCGAGATCTCGCTGATGCTCGACGTTACGGGTTCGATGTCGGGCAGCAAGATCACAGACCTCAAGCTTGCCGCCGAGGACCTGGTCAACATCGTGATCTCGGACAGCAGCCGCGCGAAGCCCGTGCGCGTCGCGCTGGTGCCGTTCGCGGAGGGCGTGCGGCTTCCGCAAAGTGCATTGTCGGTGGCTCGCGGATCGCCGGCCAGCTCCGTGACGGTCGGCAGCGGCTGGAACAAGGCTACGTATTACCGGGCGGAGTGCGTGGTGGAGCGCAAGGGCAACGAGAAATATACGGACGCGGCTCCAGGCACGAACACGTACGTGATGACGATGTACAACAGCTCCGGACGCTGCGGCCTGCCCGCCGCTGACGAGATTGTCCCGCTCACCAAAGACAAGACGCTGCTCAAATCCAGGATCAACGGTCTCGTACTCTCAAACACGACGGCCGGACACATCGGCACGGCGTGGGCGTGGTATGTGCTCTCGCCGAACTGGAACGCGCTTTGGAACACGGCCAACAAGGCTGCTGCGCATGGCGAGGAAACCGAGAAAATCGCCATCCTGATGACCGACGGCGAGTACAATCTTCAATACGATACCAACGGTATCTCGACGGGTTCGACAGGGGCCGGGTCGGCTGTGAACGGGTCGTCGACCGATCAGGCGCGTGCTCTCTGCACGGCGATAAAGGCCAAAGGCATCACCGTCTACACGATCGGTTTTGCCCTTGGCCGTAACTCGACGGCTGTCAACACGCTCAATCATTGCGCCACGGATCCGTCAAAGGCCTACACGCCGGAGAACGGCGAAGAGCTGCGCGAAACGTTCCGCAACATCGCGCTCAAGATCAACCAGCTCTACCTCACGCACTAA
- a CDS encoding NADP-dependent malic enzyme, with translation MANKSQRTRITAQEALQFHAQGKPGKLEITPTKPLVTQRDLSLAYSPGVAVPVEAIAENPSLAYDYTNKGNLVAVVSNGTAILGLGDLGALAAKPVMEGKGALFKRFADIDAIDLLVDTKDVDAFIGSVRYLGPSFGGINLEDIKAPDCFVIEERLKELLDIPVFHDDQHGTAIIAAAGLLNALELTGRDIADCRLVVNGAGAAGIACIGLVVALGLPVKNITLCDTKGVIYQGRKDGMNQWKSAYAAKTKARTLADALDGADIFFGLSAKGAVTREMVASMAPKPIIFAMANPDPEITPEEVALVRDDAIVATGRSDYPNQINNVLGFPFIFRGALDVQARTINDEMKIAAAQALAALAREDVPDVVMAAFLGRRPTFGPEYIIPAPFDPRLISRVPPAVAQAAMDSGVARRPIVDMDGYVSRLNARLDPVSDWLHSIFERLRSEPKRIVFAEGEDPAVIRAANSYVSQGFGTAVLVGTESVVRERFREAGIRLRDAFEIVDARSSSASEELTEFLYARLQRHGFLKRDCLRLVMNERNVFAALLVAHGLADGMVAGVTRNWASVYQDVLRVIDPRPGRHAVGVTLALCRGRGVLVADTNVHEAPTAEQIADIAIEAAHAARKFGMEPRVALLTYSTFGQPPNERAQQMRHAADILVERAVDFEFDGDIAADVALSPDLMKIYPFCRLTGPANVLVMPAVHAASISTKMLKELAGATLIGPLLVGLEKSVQISTLGAKEADILNLAALAAYDFGG, from the coding sequence ATGGCAAACAAATCCCAACGCACGCGCATCACCGCCCAGGAGGCGTTGCAGTTTCACGCCCAGGGCAAACCGGGCAAGCTCGAGATCACGCCCACGAAGCCGCTCGTCACGCAGCGTGACCTGTCGCTCGCCTACTCGCCGGGCGTGGCCGTTCCCGTCGAGGCCATCGCCGAGAACCCGTCGCTGGCCTACGACTACACCAACAAGGGCAACCTGGTGGCTGTGGTCTCGAACGGCACGGCGATCCTCGGCCTCGGCGACCTTGGCGCATTGGCGGCAAAGCCGGTGATGGAGGGCAAGGGCGCCCTGTTCAAGCGCTTCGCCGACATCGACGCCATCGACCTTCTCGTCGACACCAAGGACGTGGATGCGTTCATCGGCTCGGTGCGCTACCTCGGGCCGTCGTTCGGTGGCATCAACCTCGAAGACATCAAGGCCCCTGACTGTTTCGTCATAGAGGAGCGGCTCAAGGAGCTGCTCGACATTCCTGTATTCCACGACGATCAGCACGGGACGGCGATCATCGCCGCAGCCGGACTGCTCAATGCGCTCGAGCTTACGGGCCGCGACATCGCCGACTGCCGGCTGGTGGTGAACGGGGCCGGCGCTGCCGGCATCGCGTGCATCGGGCTCGTCGTCGCGCTCGGCTTGCCGGTCAAGAACATCACGCTTTGCGACACCAAGGGCGTCATCTACCAGGGCCGCAAGGACGGGATGAACCAGTGGAAGTCGGCCTACGCGGCGAAGACGAAGGCGCGCACGCTGGCGGATGCGCTCGACGGAGCCGACATCTTCTTCGGGCTTTCCGCCAAGGGTGCGGTGACGCGCGAGATGGTGGCCTCGATGGCGCCGAAGCCGATCATCTTCGCGATGGCGAACCCTGATCCGGAGATCACGCCGGAAGAGGTCGCGCTCGTGCGTGACGACGCCATTGTCGCCACTGGGCGCTCGGACTATCCGAACCAAATCAACAACGTGCTCGGTTTCCCGTTCATCTTCCGCGGCGCGCTCGACGTGCAGGCACGCACGATCAACGACGAGATGAAGATCGCCGCCGCGCAGGCCCTGGCCGCGCTCGCACGCGAGGACGTACCGGACGTGGTGATGGCGGCGTTTCTCGGCCGGCGCCCGACATTCGGGCCCGAGTACATCATCCCGGCGCCATTCGATCCTAGGCTCATCAGCCGCGTTCCTCCGGCCGTGGCTCAGGCCGCGATGGACTCGGGCGTTGCGCGTCGCCCGATCGTGGACATGGACGGATACGTGTCACGCCTCAACGCGCGGCTCGATCCCGTCTCCGACTGGCTGCACTCGATCTTCGAGCGGCTCCGGTCGGAGCCCAAGCGCATCGTGTTCGCCGAGGGCGAGGATCCGGCCGTCATCCGCGCCGCCAACAGCTACGTCTCGCAGGGCTTCGGAACGGCGGTGCTGGTCGGCACGGAATCGGTCGTGCGCGAGCGGTTCCGCGAGGCCGGTATCCGGCTGCGCGACGCGTTCGAAATCGTCGACGCGCGCAGCTCGTCGGCCAGCGAGGAGCTCACCGAGTTCCTCTATGCACGCCTGCAGCGGCACGGCTTTCTGAAACGAGACTGCCTGCGCCTGGTCATGAACGAGCGCAACGTGTTCGCCGCGCTACTCGTTGCGCACGGGCTCGCCGACGGCATGGTCGCGGGCGTGACGCGCAACTGGGCCAGCGTCTATCAGGACGTGCTCCGTGTCATCGATCCGCGCCCAGGGCGGCATGCGGTCGGCGTGACGCTCGCGCTTTGCCGCGGCCGCGGCGTGCTGGTCGCGGACACCAACGTGCACGAAGCGCCAACCGCCGAGCAGATCGCGGACATCGCGATCGAGGCGGCGCATGCGGCGCGCAAGTTCGGCATGGAACCCAGGGTGGCACTGCTCACCTACTCGACCTTCGGCCAGCCGCCGAACGAGCGCGCCCAGCAGATGCGCCACGCAGCCGACATCCTCGTGGAGCGGGCGGTCGATTTCGAGTTCGACGGCGACATCGCCGCGGACGTGGCCCTGTCGCCCGACCTCATGAAGATCTACCCGTTCTGCCGTCTCACAGGGCCTGCCAATGTACTCGTAATGCCGGCCGTGCACGCGGCCTCGATCTCTACAAAGATGCTGAAGGAGCTCGCTGGCGCGACGCTGATCGGCCCCCTGCTCGTGGGGCTCGAGAAAAGCGTGCAAATCTCAACCCTTGGCGCGAAGGAGGCAGACATCCTCAATCTCGCGGCGCTGGCGGCTTACGATTTCGGGGGTTGA